In one window of Notolabrus celidotus isolate fNotCel1 chromosome 15, fNotCel1.pri, whole genome shotgun sequence DNA:
- the LOC117827177 gene encoding peroxiredoxin-6-like: MLLLLLLLHNRNTSTRTLIMPGLLLGDVFPDFEAEATTGKIKFHEFLGDSWGILFSHPGDYTPVCTTELGRAARLSSEFSKRNVKMIALSIDGLEDHHGWTKDILAYNCEESACSSLPFPIIADSKRELAVALGMLDPDEKDKDGMPLTARCVFIIGPDKKLKLSLLYPSTTGRNFDEVLRVVDSLQLTAGQRVATPADWKPGDCVMVPSSMSEEEASSLFPQGVYTKDLPSGKKYLRYTPQT; this comes from the exons atgctgctgctgctgctgctgctgcacaaccGGAACACCTCCACGCGCACACTAATCATGCCGGGACTGCTGCTCGGAGATGTTTTTCCTGATTTCGAGGCAGAGGCTACCACTGGGAAAATCAAATTCCATGAGTTCCTCGGAGATTC ATGGGGGATCCTGTTCTCTCACCCCGGAGACTACACCCCGGTGTGCACCACAGAGCTGGGCCGAGCTGCCAGACTGAGCAGTGAGTTCAGCAAACGCAATGTCAAAATGATCGCCCTGTCCATCGACGGCCTGGAGGATCACCACGGTTGGACCAAG GACATTCTAGCCTACAACTGTGAGGAGTCAGCATGCAGCTCTCTGCCCTTTCCCATCATTGCAGACAGTAAACGGGAGCTGGCAGTCGCCCTCGGCATGCTGGACCCTGATGAGAAGGACAAAGATGGCATGCCACTCACTGCCCGCTGT GTGTTCATCATCGGCCCTGACAAAAAGCTCAAACTGTCGCTCCTCTACCCCTCCACCACAGGACGCAACTTTGATGAGGTTCTGCGAGTGGTGGACTCACTCCAGCTCACGGCAGGTCAACGAGTGGCCACACCTGCTGATTGGAAG CCTGGAGACTGTGTGATGGTTCCTTCCAGCATGTCTGAGGAGGAGGCATCCTCTCTGTTCCCACAGGGCGTCTACACCAAAGATCTGCCCTCTGGAAAGAAGTACCTGCGCTACACACCGCAGACTTAA
- the LOC117827176 gene encoding phospholipid phosphatase 6-like, with protein sequence MSSPTSRRNSSRGSVCGYRASSECHARRRGSSCSYFSPEDFSVSLNQPIFTITLKFLLAIDLWLSKRLGVCACEEAPWGGIRPLVRLVEFSGHVIPWLIGTVYTLLRGESVEEQEIMLNLTLALLLDLLLVRLLKTLVRRRRPAQNRSEILSTFFVERYSFPSGHATRAAICARFLLAQLVDTASMRVLVLGWATLVSLSQLLLARQYVTDVGFGLVMGYCQYSMMERLWVTWDCLQDLLLIGLRERLNRAYSGLRMADWKH encoded by the exons ATGTCCTCACCCACGTCCAGACGGAATAGTTCCCGTGGATCTGTGTGTGGATACCGGGCATCATCAGAGTGCCATGCACGCCGCCGGGGCTCCAGCTGCTCTTACTTCTCCCCTGAAGACTTCTCTGTTAGTCTTAACCAGCCAATATTCACTATCACGCTCAAGTTTCTGCTGGCGATAGATCTGTGGCTGTCCAAGCGGCTCGGAGTGTGCGCCTGTGAGGAGGCACCCTGGGGCGGCATACGGCCCCTGGTGCGTTTGGTGGAGTTCTCCGGGCATGTCATCCCCTGGCTCATCGGCACCGTTTACACCTTGCTCCGGGGAGAGAGTGTGGAGGAGCAGGAGATCATGCTGAATTTAACCCTGG CTTTGTTGTTGGACCTGCTATTAGTCAGACTTCTGAAGACTCTGGTCAGACGTCGCAGGCCAGCCCAGAACCGCTCTGAAATCCTTTCTACCTTCTTTGTAGAGCGTTATTCCTTTCCCTCGGGCCATGCCACACGAGCCGCCATCTGTGCCCGCTTCCTCCTTGCTCAGCTGGTGGACACAGCCTCCATGCGGGTCCTGGTGCTGGGTTGGGCCACTCTGGTGAGCCTGTCTCAACTGCTGCTTGCCAGACAGTATGTAACAGATGTGGGCTTTGGCCTGGTTATGGGATATTGCCAGTACAGTATGATGGAAAGGTTGTGGGTTACCTGGGACTGCCTGCAGGACCTGCTGCTCATAGGACTGAGAGAAAGACTAAACAGGGCTTACAGTGGACTCCGAATGGCAGACTGGAAACACTAG
- the LOC117826439 gene encoding myocilin-like has protein sequence MWLQGFYLCLSCLTLSTVSQTQDRASLHRSNDHAGRCQYTFSVASPQESSCPGSNVKPEMDGVLSRLTLLEALVSRLIAGQDGDVETGVTANDEEGLQEAFSQVTGERNQLQEDKSRLNRQVQELQRRLEELSQEAENLRQKPCQQTHILGHENRPASDPAYGNGAYQEMKAEVTEVPASHLIPEGNHTFTGCGEVQSVGDPVMHRKADSITGKYGVWLQDPEPQGELYTNKTVWRIDAVGKDVRQLFAYEDMDQFSRGFPMKVLVLPEPVESTGATMYRSSLYYQRKRSRSLIRYDLASEKLASRLDLPHAGFHGQFPYSWGGYTDIDLAADEQGLWAIYSTNKVKGNIVISQLDPESLAVKKSWETNIRKNTVANSFMVCGRLYTVASYTAPNTTINYVFDTATNEERAVAVPFKNKYRYNSMVDYNHAQKKLHAWDNFHMVTYDIRLGRANQGSG, from the exons ATGTGGCTTCAGGGGTTTTACTTGTGTCTCTCCTGTTTAACTCTGTCCACCGTAAGCCAGACCCAAGACCGAGCCTCCCTCCATCGCTCCAATGACCATGCTGGCCGCTGCCAATACACCTTTTCTGTGGCCAGCCCACAAGAGTCCAGCTGCCCTGGAAGCAACGTGAAACCAGAGATGGATGGAGTGTTGTCTCGTCTCACTCTTCTGGAGGCTTTGGTCAGCCGCCTGATAGCAGGACAGGATGGAGATGTGGAGACAGGGGTCACAGCTAATGATGAAGAGGGTCTGCAGGAAGCTTTCTCCCAGGTTACGGGGGAGAGAAATCAGCTGCAGGAGGACAAGAGTCGTCTGAACAGGCAGgttcaggagctgcagagaagGCTGGAGGAGCTGAGCCAGGAGGCAGAGAACCTCAGGCAGAAACCCTGCCAGCAGACACACATCCTAGGGCATGAAAACAGACCTGCAAGCG ACCCTGCATATGGGAATGGTGCATACCAGGAGATGAAGGCTGAGGTCACAGAGGTTCCTGCATCCCATCTCATTCCTGAAGGAAACCACACCTTCACAG gCTGTGGAGAGGTGCAGTCAGTTGGAGACCCTGTGATGCACAGGAAGGCTGACAGCATCACAGGGAAGTATGGAGTGTGGCTGCAGGATCCCGAGCCACAGGGTGAGCTCTACACCAACAAGACTGTGTGGCGTATCGATGCTGTGGGTAAAGACGTTCGTCAGCTCTTTGCATATGAAGACATGGATCAATTCTCTCGAGGGTTCCCCATGAaggtcctggtcctgcctgaGCCTGTGGAGAGCACAGGGGCCACTATGTACCGCAGCTCCCTCTACTACCAGCGCAAACGCAGCCGTTCCCTGATCCGTTACGACTTGGCCTCTGAGAAGCTAGCATCACGTCTTGACTTGCCCCATGCAGGCTTCCATGGTCAGTTTCCATACTCCTGGGGCGGGTACACGGACATTGACCTGGCAGCAGATGAGCAGGGTTTGTGGGCAATTTACAGCACCAACAAGGTAAAGGGTAACATCGTGATTTCCCAACTGGACCCTGAGAGTCTAGCGGTGAAGAAGAGCTGGGAGACAAACATCAGGAAGAACACAGTGGCCAACTCTTTCATGGTATGTGGACGTCTGTACACAGTGGCCAGCTACACAGCGCCAAACACAACCATCAACTACGTGTTCGACACAGCCACCAATGAGGAGCGGGCTGTTGCTGTACCCTTCAAGAACAAGTATCGTTACAACAGTATGGTTGACTACAACCATGCTCAGAAGAAGCTGCACGCCTGGGATAACTTCCATATGGTCACCTATGACATCAGACTGGGACGGGCCAATCAGGGGAGCGGCTGA